The following coding sequences are from one Neovison vison isolate M4711 chromosome X, ASM_NN_V1, whole genome shotgun sequence window:
- the LOC122896575 gene encoding endogenous retrovirus group K member 21 Pro protein-like: MSQQEWPQRWPLTQAKQTLRGLGIAQSPDQSAATLEWEDDEGHRGTFQPYVCNIPISLWGQDVLEQMSIRLTTETIYSPQSIATGIPYNPQGQGIIERANGTFKRCLQKIRKGGIGDDYKSPRDLTSLTLYI; encoded by the coding sequence ATGAGCCAACAAGAGTGGCCTCAGAGATGGCCCCtaacacaagcaaaacaaacactcagGGGTTTAGGAATCGCTCAAAGTCCTGATCAAAGTGCAGCTACCCTTGAGTGGGAGGATGACGAAGGACATAGGGGAACTTTTCAGCCCTATGTCTGCAATATTCCTATTTCCCTCTGGGGACAAGATGTTTTGGAACAGATGAGCATCCGCCTGACAACTGAAACTATATACAGCCCCCAATCAATAGCTACAGGTATACCCTACAATCCACAAGGTCAAGGAATAATTGAACGCGCCAATGGCACCTTCAAACGATgcttacaaaaaataagaaaagggggaataggggatgaCTACAAGTCACCCCGTGATCTTACATCTCTCAccctttacatttaa